In the genome of Mucisphaera calidilacus, one region contains:
- a CDS encoding LysR family transcriptional regulator, with protein MQTLRLFFDVARCHSFSRAAELHGLTQSAVSQRINGLEKRLGTRLIDRSVRPLGLTPAGEYYLTGVEDILARHDALEQRVAQLNDGELSAVRVGAIYSAGIDLLARVRTAYLVEHPKATIDIVFHHPETVVQMVLDHELDFGIVSFPEGWRKTVAIPLREENMAVVVAPDHELATRERFTPADLDNVPLLAFDNRLPVARKIRAYLRDHGVHVVVSQSFDNLDTLKSAVMSSSGIAILPAQAVAREADAGLLRVIPLQPSLTRPIGIIHRPSNRPGAGLSPAARHFSEFLCQHARTTDNAGVLGAPS; from the coding sequence GTGCAGACCTTACGCCTGTTCTTCGACGTCGCTCGGTGCCACAGCTTCTCGCGCGCCGCAGAACTGCACGGCCTCACCCAGTCCGCCGTCAGCCAACGCATCAACGGCCTCGAAAAACGACTCGGCACCCGGCTCATCGACCGATCCGTCCGACCCCTCGGACTCACACCCGCCGGCGAGTACTACCTCACGGGCGTCGAAGACATCCTCGCCCGACACGACGCCCTCGAACAACGCGTCGCCCAGCTCAACGACGGCGAACTGTCCGCCGTCCGCGTCGGCGCCATCTACTCCGCTGGCATCGACCTCCTCGCCCGGGTACGAACCGCCTACCTCGTAGAGCACCCCAAGGCCACCATCGACATCGTCTTCCACCACCCCGAAACCGTCGTCCAGATGGTCCTCGACCACGAACTCGACTTCGGCATCGTCTCCTTCCCCGAAGGCTGGCGCAAGACCGTCGCCATCCCCCTCCGCGAAGAGAACATGGCCGTCGTCGTCGCGCCCGACCACGAACTGGCCACCCGCGAACGCTTCACACCCGCCGACCTCGACAACGTCCCCCTCCTCGCCTTCGACAACCGGCTGCCCGTCGCCCGCAAGATCCGCGCCTACCTCCGCGACCATGGCGTCCACGTCGTCGTCAGCCAGTCCTTCGACAACCTCGACACCCTCAAGTCCGCCGTCATGAGCAGCTCGGGCATCGCGATCCTGCCCGCCCAGGCCGTCGCCCGCGAGGCCGACGCCGGACTCCTGCGGGTCATCCCCCTCCAGCCCTCACTCACAAGACCCATCGGGATCATCCACCGGCCCAGCAACCGACCCGGCGCGGGACTCTCACCCGCCGCACGGCACTTCTCCGAATTCCTGTGTCAGCACGCCCGCACCACCGACAACGCCGGCGTGCTCGGAGCCCCCTCATGA
- a CDS encoding glycosyltransferase, with protein MRVERPVLVHVVHRLYRAGAELLAADLARSLSDEYRFAFVCLDEVGPLGEELRGEGFEVRCVERRPGVDLGTIRRMAEVMGDLGPSLVHAHQYTPFFYASSARFTAGTPRVLFTEHGRHYPDRRKLKRVVANRFLLGAGDRVTAVGGFVRDALVRNEGLAGSRIEVVYNGIDTRGFGSPRRGREEVRRELGLGAETPVAIQVARFHPVKDHATALRSMAHLTVSRPDAVLLLVGDGECRSDLERQVDELGLRRQVRFLGVRDDVADLLAASDLFLLTSVSEGVSLTLLEAMSAGLPVVATDVGGNPEVVEDGVTGLLAGRGRDVELASAMVRLLGDASLRRSMGGAGVEKARSRFDRGRMISAYRALYDAMTERGVLRLAC; from the coding sequence TTGCGTGTCGAGCGGCCGGTTCTGGTTCATGTGGTGCATCGGCTTTACCGGGCCGGGGCGGAGTTGTTGGCGGCGGATCTGGCGCGTTCGTTGTCGGACGAGTACCGGTTCGCGTTTGTGTGTCTGGACGAGGTGGGGCCGCTTGGCGAGGAGCTGCGGGGCGAGGGTTTTGAGGTGCGTTGCGTGGAGCGTCGACCCGGGGTTGATCTGGGGACGATCCGTCGGATGGCGGAGGTGATGGGCGATCTGGGGCCGTCGCTTGTGCATGCGCATCAGTACACGCCGTTCTTTTACGCCTCGTCGGCTCGGTTTACGGCGGGGACGCCTCGGGTGCTGTTCACGGAGCACGGGCGTCACTATCCGGACCGGCGCAAGCTCAAGCGGGTGGTGGCAAACCGTTTCCTGCTGGGCGCGGGGGATCGGGTGACGGCGGTAGGCGGCTTTGTGCGTGATGCATTGGTGCGGAACGAGGGGCTCGCGGGGTCAAGGATCGAGGTGGTTTACAACGGGATCGATACACGCGGTTTCGGGTCGCCGAGGCGTGGCCGCGAGGAAGTCCGGCGAGAGCTGGGGCTGGGAGCGGAGACGCCGGTGGCGATTCAGGTCGCACGGTTTCATCCGGTGAAGGATCACGCGACGGCGCTGCGGTCGATGGCGCATCTGACGGTGTCGCGACCCGACGCGGTGCTGCTGCTGGTGGGTGACGGCGAATGCCGCTCAGACCTGGAACGTCAGGTCGATGAGTTGGGTCTGAGGCGACAGGTGCGTTTCCTGGGTGTGCGTGACGACGTGGCGGATCTTCTGGCCGCGTCGGACCTGTTCCTGCTGACGTCGGTGTCGGAGGGTGTGTCGCTGACGCTTCTGGAGGCGATGTCGGCGGGCCTGCCGGTGGTCGCGACGGACGTGGGCGGGAATCCGGAGGTGGTTGAGGACGGGGTGACGGGTCTGCTGGCCGGGCGGGGGCGTGATGTTGAGCTTGCTTCGGCGATGGTGCGTCTGCTGGGGGATGCGTCGCTTCGGCGGTCGATGGGGGGTGCGGGCGTGGAGAAGGCGCGATCGCGGTTTGACCGGGGACGGATGATCTCGGCGTATCGGGCGCTCTACGATGCCATGACCGAACGCGGGGTTTTGCGTCTGGCGTGTTGA
- the dacB gene encoding D-alanyl-D-alanine carboxypeptidase/D-alanyl-D-alanine endopeptidase: MKQSVDRFSVFGCVVVVVLLAHSGRVFAALQTQLDELVHAANLGQTRYAIHVHDLTRDLRLASVSSDALMIPASNMKLLTTAGAIDALGGDFVYFTELRSVTTGGAPVLWVVGNGDPTFGSPDVLASHGIEVDELLGTWVDAARQTGITRWSALVVDDRVFDRQFTHPDWPADQLANRWCAGVAGLSFYGNCVEVIPQPSEIRGAAPSIRLFPPADFFETTNRATTGRSDSFWVSRDMERDRLVFRGSVRNKRRTGISVSVRDPAIYLGKHLRQALAEGGLEVSAVTRPTEGYRPKEFEALHRVETSLSVVLEQANRDSNNLAAEGLIKTIGWRTTGQQGSWETGTAALRLRLRDRLGPSAATLQIADGSGLSRNNRVTARLMVSLLETMWRDESSRELFVNSLAVGGETGTLDDRMSRGFEGVTVRAKSGYLNGVSALSGYVILDEGAADESVVAFSLMFNDFKRPISNSQLKRLQDQIVAAIARDLARKQEREALASP; this comes from the coding sequence ATGAAGCAGAGCGTCGATCGATTTTCCGTTTTTGGTTGTGTTGTTGTGGTGGTGCTGCTGGCACACTCCGGCCGCGTGTTCGCTGCGCTGCAGACGCAGCTGGACGAGTTGGTTCACGCGGCGAACCTGGGGCAGACGCGTTATGCCATCCACGTTCACGACCTGACGCGAGACCTGCGGCTGGCCTCGGTTTCATCGGACGCGTTGATGATTCCGGCGAGCAACATGAAGCTGCTGACGACGGCGGGTGCGATTGACGCGTTGGGTGGCGACTTTGTTTATTTCACGGAGCTGCGTTCGGTGACGACGGGCGGCGCGCCGGTGCTGTGGGTGGTGGGCAATGGCGACCCGACGTTTGGTTCGCCTGACGTCCTGGCGTCGCACGGCATCGAGGTGGATGAGCTGCTGGGCACGTGGGTGGACGCGGCACGGCAGACGGGGATCACGCGTTGGAGCGCGTTGGTGGTGGACGACCGCGTGTTCGATCGTCAGTTCACGCACCCGGACTGGCCCGCAGATCAACTGGCGAACCGCTGGTGTGCGGGCGTGGCGGGGCTGAGTTTTTACGGCAACTGCGTCGAGGTGATCCCGCAGCCCTCGGAGATCAGGGGCGCGGCGCCGTCGATCCGGTTGTTCCCACCGGCCGATTTTTTCGAGACGACCAACCGCGCCACGACGGGGCGGAGCGACTCGTTCTGGGTGAGCCGCGACATGGAGCGTGACCGGCTGGTGTTTCGGGGGTCGGTACGCAACAAGCGGCGGACGGGGATCTCGGTTTCCGTGCGTGATCCGGCGATCTACCTGGGCAAGCATCTTCGTCAGGCGCTGGCCGAGGGCGGTCTTGAGGTGTCGGCGGTGACCCGGCCGACGGAGGGGTATCGCCCGAAGGAATTCGAGGCGTTGCACCGGGTGGAGACGTCGTTGAGCGTGGTGCTGGAGCAGGCCAACCGTGACTCGAACAACCTGGCGGCGGAGGGGCTGATCAAGACGATCGGCTGGCGCACGACGGGTCAGCAGGGGTCGTGGGAGACGGGAACGGCGGCGCTGCGACTTCGGTTGCGTGATCGGCTGGGGCCGTCGGCGGCGACGCTCCAGATCGCGGACGGGTCGGGTCTGAGCCGGAACAACCGGGTGACGGCCCGGCTGATGGTGAGTCTGCTGGAGACGATGTGGCGTGATGAATCAAGCCGTGAGTTGTTTGTGAACAGCCTTGCTGTCGGCGGGGAGACGGGCACGCTCGACGATCGGATGTCGCGGGGGTTCGAGGGCGTCACGGTTCGTGCCAAGAGCGGGTATCTCAATGGTGTTTCGGCGTTGTCGGGATACGTGATCCTCGACGAGGGGGCGGCGGACGAGAGCGTGGTGGCGTTCAGTCTGATGTTCAACGACTTCAAGCGGCCGATCTCCAACAGCCAGCTCAAGCGGCTTCAGGACCAGATCGTGGCGGCGATCGCGCGGGATCTGGCTCGGAAGCAGGAGCGTGAGGCGTTGGCGTCGCCCTGA